The sequence CTGGCAGGTGAGGCGGGCGACGGTGGCAATCTCCTCCTTGCTCCACGTCGGCTGTCCCCGGGGCATGCGCACCGCCTCGTCGGTGGTGGCGAGCCGTGACAGCAGCGAGCCGGACTCCGGCTTCATGAAGCCGGCCGCGCGCGCGGCGTAGAACGTCTCCTTGCCGTCGGTGCTCACCTTGAAGAGGCGGCCGGTGGTGGTGGCGTGGCAGGAGATGCAGCCAGACGTCTCGCGCAGCATGGCCGGGTGCACCGTCTGCGCGAAGTCCTCGGCAATGCCTTGCAGCGTCACGCTCTGTGGGACGGCGTCCGTGTCGCAATCCAGGGAGCCGTCCTGCTGCACCGGTGGATCATCATCTCCTCCGGGCGTCCCGTCCTGCGGGGAGAGGGAGGCCTGGCCGTAGCAACCGGCGAGGGACAGCGCGAGCACAGCGAGGGCACGGCACCACGGGCGCAGGGGGGATGCGCGCATGAGCCCTCCAGGAAGGGGGTGGGGGGTGACCCAAGGGTCTCATGATTGTCGGCTGGTGAACCAGTCGGTTGCGCCCGAAAGCTAAGTAATTCCCGCAAGCGGCCTGGAATCTTTCGGTTGAAAGGGTGTCCCACAGGTAGGGGGACAGGCGCTTGCCGAGCGCTCGCCGCCGGGCGGGTGGGGCCCCAGCTTGAGAGTGCGGGAGGTGACATCCATGGCGTGGCCAGACTCGGGGTCTCCGTACGAGCGGCGCTCCATCGTCCAGGGCATGCGGGTGCGGGACGAGGACGGGAAGAAGCTGGGGCACGTGGCGCTCATCGGGCAGGAGCACCTGTACGTGCGGCGCTGGCCCTTCAGCCCGCACTGGACGGAGGTGCCGCTGGCGCGGGTGCGGCACGTGTCGCGGGGCGAGGTGCTGCTGGAGGGGCGGGCCGCGGGCCGGCAGGTGAAGGCGGGCCGGGAGGCCCACGGGGAGATTCCCACGCTGACCCACCCGCTGACGGAGACGGCGGGCTGGGGCGACGCCCGCACGTGAGGTTGCATCTGTCGAGTCATGCAAACACGGCCACCCTCACGAGGGTGCGGCGCGGCGGGACGAAGTGTGATTCAAGGGGCCGCCATGTCTTCCTCCCAGTCGCCCATTGAAGAGCTGTCGCAGAGGGTGTCCGCCGCGTTCGCGGACCGGACGAAGCTGAAGGACGCGGCCCACGTGGCCGCCGTGCGCGAGACGCTGGCGCGGCTGGACTCGGGCGAGCTGCGCGTCGCGGAGAAGGGCGCGGACGGGTGGAAGGTGAATGCGTGGGTGAAGGAGGCCATCCTCCTGTTCTTCGCGGTGTCGGAGATGCAGGTGATGGAGGTGGGCCCCTTCGAGTTCCACGACAAGGTGCCGCTGAAGAAGGGGCTGGAGGCGGCGGGCGTGCGCGTGGTGCCTCCGGGCACGGTGCGCTACGGCGCCTTCGTGGAGCGCGGCGCGGTGGTGATGCCCGGCTACGTCAACATCGGCGCGCGCGTGGGCGCGGGCACCATGGTGGACACCTGGGCCACGGTGGGCAGCTGCGCCCAGGTGGGGAAGAACGTGCACCTGTCCGGCGGCGTGGGGCTGGGCGGCGTGCTGGAGCCGCCCACCGCGTCTCCGGTCATCATCGAGGACGGCGCCTTCCTGGGCAGCCGCTCCATCGTGGTGGAGGGCGTGGTGGTGGAGGAGGAGGCGGTGCTGGGCGCCAACGTGGTGCTCACCGCGTCCACGCAAATCATCGACGTCACGGGCCCCGAGGAGAAGGTCTACAAGGGGAGGGTGCCCGCGCGCAGCGTGGTGATTCCGGGCATGCGTGAGAAGCAGTTCCCCGCGGGGAAGTACATGGTGCCGTGCGCGCTCATCATCGGGCAGCGCAAGCAGTCCACCGACCAGAAGACCAGCCTCAACGCCGCCCTCCGGGACTTCGCGGTGGCCGTGTAGCGGTGGAAATCCAAACGCGCCCGCATTCCGTAGACAGGGTGGAGTGGGGTGGAATGTGACGATGAAGCACCTGGACGACATCCTGCCGGAGTGGGCGCTCGGTACCCTGGATGCGCAGGCCCATGAGGCGGCCGAGCAGCATCTGGCCGGGTGTGCCCGCTGCCAGGCGGAGGCGGCGCGGCTGAAGCCCGTGCGTGACGGGCTCACCGCGCTGGTCGTCCCCGTGGAGCCGCCGCCCGAGGTGCTCGCGCGGGTGGTGGCGCAGATGGAAGGCCCCGGGCGGCTCGCCCGCTTCGCGGACCGCGTGGCCGCGTTCTTCGACCTGACGCGCGAGAAGGCGCTCCAGGTGCTGGAGTCCATCAGCGACCCCTCGGTGTGGATGCCGGGGCCGGTGGAGGGCTCGGAGCTCATGCCGGTGGAGGCGGGTCCCTCGCGCGAAGGCTCACTCGCCGGCATCCTCCGGTTGAATCCGGGCGTGCGCTACCCGCGCCACACGCACCACGGCCGCGAGTGGAACCTCGTGCTGGAGGGCGGCTTCCGCGAGGACGGCGGCCACGAGGTGTGGCCGGGCGAGGAACTGATGAAGCCGGAGGACAGCTCGCACGGCTTCACCGCGCTGGACGGCCCCGCGTGCCTCTGCGCGTCGCTGCTGGAGGGCGTGACGAGCTTCGAGGAGGAGATGGCTCCTCCCTCGTGATTCGCGTCAGGCCTTCTCGCGGAAGACGGGCAGGCCCTTCTCGAGCCGGTCGAAGAGCTCTCCCCTGTCGAGCTTCCTCGGCTCTTCCTCCTCCTCGGGCTGGAGGACCTCGTCGATGAACAGCGCCTTGATGCGCTCGCCCACGCCCTCGCCGTAGCCCTGGTTGTACGTGCCGAGGTCGAAGTGGTGCTCGGCCTTCACGGTGGCGTCGACGCCGTGGTCGTCCTCGATGACGACGCGCGCGTGGACGGTGTCGGCGGCCAGGACGTGGTCGTTGTAGTAGGTGTAGACGACGTCCCGCGCGTGGAGGTTGCCCCGGATGTTGATCTCCCCATCCGTGTAGAGCGAGTGGCAGCGCACGTCCCCGAGGATGTTGATCTTCGAGTCGTTGTCGCTGTCCCGCAGGATGCCGTGGACGATGAGGTTGCCTGTCACCGCGAAGGGCTTGCGGATGGTGAAGCTCCCGTCCACCTCCAGGTCTCCGTGGTGGAAGAAGGGCTGCCTCAGCTCCAGCGGGCGCGCCAGGCGCAGGTGCCTGGGAGGAACGCCGACGGTGTCCCGCAGCGCCGCGACGAGGGCCAGGGCCCGCTTGGGTTCGCCGTCAGCGCGAATCCCGGTGACGAATTCCTGCGCGGAGTCCACTTCGTGCTCGAAGGGGAATTCGCCCTTCGGCGATGCGGCGAGCAGCGCGGCGCTGTCGATGGGGAAGGGCGCGAACGGGTCGGTCTCGCTAGGGGCGTAGGTGACGCGCGGCAGGCCTCCGGCACCCTTCAGCAGGGCGATGACGGCGTTGAAGCCCGCAAGACGGTCGTTGGCCTTGACCCAAGGCTTCGTAATCTCGCGCAGCGCCATGCCGAGCGGCGTGCGGCCGAGCCCATCCATGGCGTTGACGTCGGCTCCACGAGCGAGCAGCAATTCCGCCATGGGCGCGTACCCGTACCCGGCGGCGCGATGGAGCGGAGTCGTCCCGCCGTAGCCACGCACGTCGACGCGGGCACCCGCGTCGAGCACCTCCTTGTAGATGCGGGGTGACCCGCCGTCGCAGAACGCGCCCGCGTTCCAGTCCGTCACGTCGTCGGGCACCCGCGCCCCGGCCGCTCGCAGCAGGTGGATGAGCTCCAGCGCGTGGGCCTCATAGGAGTCGTCCTTGTTGAGGGGGACGGCGCGGAGGAGCGGCGTCCTGGCATGGGCATCGCGGGCATTGGGGTCCGCGCCCGCTCCGAGCAGCGCGCGCACCACTTCGAGGTCGGGGCGCGGGTCGGACTTCGCGTTGGGCGCGAGCACGGCGGAGTGCAGCGGCGTCGAGCCATACCGGCCGCGACCGTGCACGTCCGCGCCCTCGGCCAGCAGCTTGCGGACGGCGTCCGCGGTCAGCTCCGCCTTCCAACGTCGGCGGTCCTCGCAGAGGGACAGCAGGGCCTGGGTCGCGGTCTCGGACATGCCACCGGATTACCTCATTGCCCGTGGGCTGTCCCATCCCCGTCACAGGTGATGGCGTGCGGTGCCGCACCGGAAGGATGCGTGTTGCCATCTACCGAGATGCGTCATCAGGCGCGGGTGTCCCCTCGCGTGCCGGCCTCTGCTCTCCGAGGTGCGTCTGGCACACGTCGCGGCGGGTGTCCCTCGCGTGCCGGGGCTCCGCTCACTGCCGTACCCCGGCCGGGGAGGACCACTGCAATCGGGGTGGGGCGGGGTTATGGTGCCCGGCGCATGTCTTCCACCGACCTGGCCACCCGGCTCGCTCGCACCACGCTCGAGCTGTGCCGCATCCCCAGCCCCATCACCCACGAAGCACTCATCGCCGACCACGTCGAACGCTGGGCCCTCCAGCACTTCAAGCGCGAAGAGGTCTTCCGCGTGGGGCACACGCTGCTCCTCGGACGCCTGGATGACTCGCGCCCCACGGTGGCGCTCATCGGCCACCTGGACACCGTGCCCGCGCACCCGAGCGACCAGGGCCGCGAGCCCCGCATCGAAGGCGAGCGCGTCTTCGGGCTCGGCGCGTCGGACATGAAGGGCGGCCTCGCGGTGATGATGGCGCTGGCCGAGGACCTCCGCCGCGATACGCTCCCCGTCAACCTCGCCTTCCTCTTCTACGAGCGCGAGGAGGGCGCCTACGCGGAGAGCGGCCTCATTCCGCTGTTCGCGCAGCGGCCGGACCTCGCGAAGGTGAAGTTCGGCATCGCCATGGAGCCCACGGACAGCGTGGTGCAGGTGGGCTGCGTCGGCTCCATGCAGGTGACGGTGCGCTTCACCGGTCGCAGCGCGCATTCGGCGCGGCCATGGCAGGGGGAGAACGCCATCCACAAGGCGGGGCCGTTTCTCACCGAGTTGCTCGGCCGCCAGCGCGTGGAGGTGGATGTCGCGGGCTTCCCCTTCTACGAGGTCATCAACGCGACGCTGGCCAAGGGCGGCCGCGCGCGCAACGTCATCCCCGAGGCGTTCGAGCTGAACCTCAACTACCGCTTCGCGCCGGGCAAGAGCATCGAGCAGGCGAAGGAAGACGTGCGCGCGCTCGTCGCCGGACGCGCGGAGGTGGAGTTCACCGACGCGTCTCCCAGCGGTCCCGTCGCCGCCGGCAATCCGTTGTTCCAGAAGCTGCTCAAGCTCACGGGGCTGCCCGCCGCGTCGAAGCAGGCGTGGACGGACGTGGCCCGCTTCGGTGAGTGGGGCGTGGACGCGGTGAACTACGGGCCCGGTGAGACGGCCCAGGCCCATCAGGCCAACGAGAGCGCGCCCATTCCTCCGCTGGCCGTGGCGTACGAGAAGCTCGCCGCGTTCCTGCAGGGCGCGGGCTGAGAGCCGAGGCACGGTGACCCTCTTCGGGTCACGGTGCGGAGCCCGCCCGGTGTGACGGCGGGCCCGGGGGCGGGGCTACAATCCCCGCCACCATGGCATCGAGCCCTTCCGTGTCCTCGCCCTCGTGGCTGCCGCGCCTCGTGTCCGAGGGCTCGCGGGTGGGTGTCTCGCGCCGGTGGCTCGGGCCCGCGCTGGTGCTGGCCGGGTACACGGTGCTGGCGCTCGTCTACGGGGCGCAGCTGTCCGTGTATCGCGCATCGCGGGGCGAGCCCTCCGGCTTCGGCGACACGTTCCTCGTCGGCGCCATCGAGTGGTACGGCTGGGCCGTCCTCACTCCGCTCATCCTCGCCGTCGCGCGTCGCGTGCGCGCCACCGGACATCCATGGCCCGTGCAGCTCGTGCTGCACATCCCTCCGGGACTGCTGTTCGCGGCGGCGCACATGGCGCTGCATGCGAGCCTGCGCCAGTTGCTGATTTCGCCCCCGGGTGGGTGGCCCGCCGCGTGGACGTACTTCACGTACATGCTGTCGAAGACGACGGACTTCGACCTGCTCATGTACCTCTCCATGGTGGGGCTGGACGCGGCGCTGCGCTACTCGCGGCAGGTGCGCGAGGAGGCCGTGCGCGCGTCGCAGCTCGAGGCGCAGCTCGCTCAGGCGCAGCTCCAGTTGCTGCGCAGCCAGCTCCGGCCGCACTTCCTGTTCAATACGTTGCACGCCATCTCCGCGCTCATGCACAGCGACGTGGATGCGGCGGACCGCATGGTGGGGCAGCTCAGTGAGTTGCTGCGCGCGAGCCTGGAGCGTGATGGCCGGCAGGAGGTGCCGCTCTCGGAGGAGCTGGAGCTGCTGGCGCCGTACCTCGACATCGAGCGCACCCGCTTCTCCGACCGGCTCCAGGTGGAGGTGGACGTGGCGCCCGAGGTTCGCGATGCGCTGGTGCCGCCGCTGCTGCTCCAGCCGCTGGTGGAGAACGCCATCCGTCATGGCATCGCTCCGCGCCGGGGGCCGGGACGGGTGTGGGTTCGCGCGGCCCTCTCCGGAGAACGACTGGCCGTGGAGGTCCGTGATGATGGCGTGGGGCCTCCGTCCTCGGGGGTGGAGGCGCTACGCGAGGGCATCGGCCTGGGGAGCACGCGCGCGCGGCTGGAGCGGCTGTATGGGAATGCGCATGCGCTGACGCTGGAGGCCAATGCGCCGCGCGGCTTCGCAGTGTCCCTCTCGCTGCCGTACCGGAGGGTCCGGTCATGACGGTCCGTACCCTCATCGTGGATGACGAGCCGCTGGCCCGTGAGCGGCTGCGGGCCCTGCTGGCCCCGGAGAAGGATTTGCACCCGCTGGCCGAGTGTGGCGATGGACAGGAGGCGCTGTCCGTCATGGCCCGCGAGCGTCCGGCGCTGGTGTTCCTCGACGTGGAGATGCCGGAGCTGGATGGGTTCAGTGTGCTCTCGGAGCTGGCCGTGGTGCCTCTGCCGGTGGTGGTCTTCGTCACGGCGTGGCCGCAGCACGCCGTGCGCGCGTTCGATGCCTCCGCGGTGGACTACCTGCTCAAGCCGTTCACGGTGGAACGCTTCCAGCGCACGTTGACGCGCGTCCGTGAGCGGCTGGCCGCGCCTCCGGTGGACCTGCGGCAGCAGCTCCAACATCTGCTCCAGGAGTTGCGTCCGGCGCCCGTGGCCCCGGAGCGTCTGGTGGTGAAGACCGGGGCGCAGACGTTGCTGGTGCCGGTGGAGGACATCGACTGGGTGGAGTCCGCCGGCAACTACGTCACCCTGCACGTGGGCCGCGAGGAACACCTGCTGCGCGAGACGATGGCGGAGCTGGAGGCGCGGCTGGGCTCGCGACGCTTCGCGCGCATCCACCGCTCGGCGCTCGTCAACGTGGACCGCATCCACTCGCTGTCGCCCACGCTGTCGGGAGACCACCGGCTGGTGCTGCGCGATGGGCAGGAGCTGACGCTGAGCCGGACATACCGGGCCCGGCTGGAGCAGGTGCTCGGTCATCCGCTGTGAGGCGCGCGCTGGGCCGCGCGCTCGCGGGCGGAGGCTCAGCGCCGCGGTCCTTGGCCGGCGGGGGCTCGCTGCGGGAGCATGGGAGGGTGGCTGTTCCGCCACGTTCCATCACGCGCTGAAGGCGACTCGTCCCTTCGTTCCGCGCCTCGTCCCAGCGGCGCCCTTCCCGGCGCGCGACTCCGTAGCTTCCCGGGCTGGGAGGCCGGAGCGCCTCCTCGGGAGGAAGACATGCGGCGCACCATCTTCGTGGGACTGCTGGGATTCATCACCGCCTGCGCGGCGGGACGCTCGGAGCAGGGGAGCGCGAGGCGCGCGGCGGAACCGTCTGCCTTTGCCTCCTCCGCTGTCTCCGTCATGCAGGCCTATGACCTGGAGAGCCGCTTCCAGGAGGCCGCGGACCTGGGGCGCTTCGCCATCGAGCGGGCCCGGCTGCTGAAGGACGCCGCCGGCGAGGCGCGCCTCACCGCCGAGCTGGGACGCGTCCTCTCCCGGCAGCTTCGCCATGACCCGGGGCTGAAGGAGGCCGACGTGCTCGCCGTCCTCCAGCGCGCGCGGCAGCTCGCCGAGGCGTCGGGAGACCGGGGCGCGCAGGCCGCCGCGCTCGACGCGGAGGGCATGTTCCACTACTGGAACAAGGTGTCCGCCGGGCGCGGCGAGTGGCCGCCGGTGGTCTCCCTCTTCGAGCAGGCCCACGCCCGGGCCTCGGAAGCGGGGGACGCCCGCGGCACCTCCGAGGCCCTCTTCCATCTCGGCCTCTCCCACCAGTTCCAGGGCGATGCCGCCGGGGCCCGTGGCTTCTTCGAGCGCTCGCTGAAGCACGCGCGCGAGTCGGGAGACGCGCTCATGCAGTCGTATGCCCTGCGGCACCTGGCCGACCTCGCCGAGAAGGAAGGAGACCTGGACACGGCGCTCGCGTACCACCGTGAGAGCCTGCGCCTGCGCGAGCAGGTGGGCTTCCGCACCGGGCAGGTGTTCGCGCTGATTGCCGTGGCCCATGTGCTCACCCTGCGCGAGCCCCAGGGCGCCGAGGCGCTCGAAGCCACGCAGCGCGCACTGCGCATGGCCGAGGAGTCGAAGGACCCGGCCAGCCTGCGCGAGGCCCACGCCGCCCTCGGCCATGTCTACGTGCGCCGTGGGGATGCCGCGTCCGCGCTCTCGCATCTGGAGCAGGCCATGACCAACGCCGAGGCCCATCAGGACTGGCTCACGGTGGCGGACGTGCAGCTCGGCATTGCGCGGGCATATGCCCTGCGGGGCGAGAAGGCTCGCGTCGAGGAGTGGCTCCGCCGTGCGTGGGCGCTCGCCAATCAGCGCGGGCTGAGCATCCTCTTCGAGGAAGTGGAGCAGCTCGGACGCGAGCACGGCATCGCGCTGCGCTGAGCGGCGTCGCGCATGTCATTCGTCCGCTGTCGTTCATCTGCGTGGAGGGCATTGCACTTCGCGTGAGGGAATGGGC comes from Pyxidicoccus parkwaysis and encodes:
- a CDS encoding tetratricopeptide repeat protein, producing the protein MRRTIFVGLLGFITACAAGRSEQGSARRAAEPSAFASSAVSVMQAYDLESRFQEAADLGRFAIERARLLKDAAGEARLTAELGRVLSRQLRHDPGLKEADVLAVLQRARQLAEASGDRGAQAAALDAEGMFHYWNKVSAGRGEWPPVVSLFEQAHARASEAGDARGTSEALFHLGLSHQFQGDAAGARGFFERSLKHARESGDALMQSYALRHLADLAEKEGDLDTALAYHRESLRLREQVGFRTGQVFALIAVAHVLTLREPQGAEALEATQRALRMAEESKDPASLREAHAALGHVYVRRGDAASALSHLEQAMTNAEAHQDWLTVADVQLGIARAYALRGEKARVEEWLRRAWALANQRGLSILFEEVEQLGREHGIALR
- a CDS encoding dimethylsulfonioproprionate lyase family protein, producing the protein MKHLDDILPEWALGTLDAQAHEAAEQHLAGCARCQAEAARLKPVRDGLTALVVPVEPPPEVLARVVAQMEGPGRLARFADRVAAFFDLTREKALQVLESISDPSVWMPGPVEGSELMPVEAGPSREGSLAGILRLNPGVRYPRHTHHGREWNLVLEGGFREDGGHEVWPGEELMKPEDSSHGFTALDGPACLCASLLEGVTSFEEEMAPPS
- a CDS encoding sensor histidine kinase, coding for MSSPSWLPRLVSEGSRVGVSRRWLGPALVLAGYTVLALVYGAQLSVYRASRGEPSGFGDTFLVGAIEWYGWAVLTPLILAVARRVRATGHPWPVQLVLHIPPGLLFAAAHMALHASLRQLLISPPGGWPAAWTYFTYMLSKTTDFDLLMYLSMVGLDAALRYSRQVREEAVRASQLEAQLAQAQLQLLRSQLRPHFLFNTLHAISALMHSDVDAADRMVGQLSELLRASLERDGRQEVPLSEELELLAPYLDIERTRFSDRLQVEVDVAPEVRDALVPPLLLQPLVENAIRHGIAPRRGPGRVWVRAALSGERLAVEVRDDGVGPPSSGVEALREGIGLGSTRARLERLYGNAHALTLEANAPRGFAVSLSLPYRRVRS
- a CDS encoding LytR/AlgR family response regulator transcription factor, producing the protein MTVRTLIVDDEPLARERLRALLAPEKDLHPLAECGDGQEALSVMARERPALVFLDVEMPELDGFSVLSELAVVPLPVVVFVTAWPQHAVRAFDASAVDYLLKPFTVERFQRTLTRVRERLAAPPVDLRQQLQHLLQELRPAPVAPERLVVKTGAQTLLVPVEDIDWVESAGNYVTLHVGREEHLLRETMAELEARLGSRRFARIHRSALVNVDRIHSLSPTLSGDHRLVLRDGQELTLSRTYRARLEQVLGHPL
- the dapE gene encoding succinyl-diaminopimelate desuccinylase, giving the protein MSSTDLATRLARTTLELCRIPSPITHEALIADHVERWALQHFKREEVFRVGHTLLLGRLDDSRPTVALIGHLDTVPAHPSDQGREPRIEGERVFGLGASDMKGGLAVMMALAEDLRRDTLPVNLAFLFYEREEGAYAESGLIPLFAQRPDLAKVKFGIAMEPTDSVVQVGCVGSMQVTVRFTGRSAHSARPWQGENAIHKAGPFLTELLGRQRVEVDVAGFPFYEVINATLAKGGRARNVIPEAFELNLNYRFAPGKSIEQAKEDVRALVAGRAEVEFTDASPSGPVAAGNPLFQKLLKLTGLPAASKQAWTDVARFGEWGVDAVNYGPGETAQAHQANESAPIPPLAVAYEKLAAFLQGAG
- a CDS encoding 2,3,4,5-tetrahydropyridine-2,6-dicarboxylate N-succinyltransferase; the encoded protein is MSSSQSPIEELSQRVSAAFADRTKLKDAAHVAAVRETLARLDSGELRVAEKGADGWKVNAWVKEAILLFFAVSEMQVMEVGPFEFHDKVPLKKGLEAAGVRVVPPGTVRYGAFVERGAVVMPGYVNIGARVGAGTMVDTWATVGSCAQVGKNVHLSGGVGLGGVLEPPTASPVIIEDGAFLGSRSIVVEGVVVEEEAVLGANVVLTASTQIIDVTGPEEKVYKGRVPARSVVIPGMREKQFPAGKYMVPCALIIGQRKQSTDQKTSLNAALRDFAVAV
- a CDS encoding ankyrin repeat domain-containing protein, with protein sequence MSETATQALLSLCEDRRRWKAELTADAVRKLLAEGADVHGRGRYGSTPLHSAVLAPNAKSDPRPDLEVVRALLGAGADPNARDAHARTPLLRAVPLNKDDSYEAHALELIHLLRAAGARVPDDVTDWNAGAFCDGGSPRIYKEVLDAGARVDVRGYGGTTPLHRAAGYGYAPMAELLLARGADVNAMDGLGRTPLGMALREITKPWVKANDRLAGFNAVIALLKGAGGLPRVTYAPSETDPFAPFPIDSAALLAASPKGEFPFEHEVDSAQEFVTGIRADGEPKRALALVAALRDTVGVPPRHLRLARPLELRQPFFHHGDLEVDGSFTIRKPFAVTGNLIVHGILRDSDNDSKINILGDVRCHSLYTDGEINIRGNLHARDVVYTYYNDHVLAADTVHARVVIEDDHGVDATVKAEHHFDLGTYNQGYGEGVGERIKALFIDEVLQPEEEEEPRKLDRGELFDRLEKGLPVFREKA